TCCTCCCAGTCTCTGTCATATGCAGATGCACGCCAGCCCTGACATCTATAGTTATGCTAATATGACCAGTAAATTaattaatacacacacacacacacacacacacacacacacaccgacacgcacacacaggtgCTGTGTCCATATGGACCTGCTCCTAATTTGCAAATATTCAGCTCACAGCTCCCCTGAGTGCTCCGGCTGTTTATGTGGCTGTGAATCGGAACGGGTGTGAGAGAACGGTGAGGACGAGTGACAGGCTGAGAAAAAGGAAGAtaaacttgtgaaaaaaaaacaatgcccTCTGTTTActgcttgttctttttttgttgttttgttttacataaTAGTGGGTTTTGGTTATCTGGGGATGACTGTGATTTCATATTGTTGCTACATCTCACAAAACATGCCCTTGTATAAAATGGAACAGTTAAttagttcatttttaaaaaattgtggATGGGTGGGAGTGAGGGTGTCTGCTGCAGATATTTTAGGAAAAGTCTCGTCACAAATATCTTCCCCATGCATATATGAGTCTAAGCTctacagagctgctgtgtgcCTGTCAGCTCTGCCTTTAACACCTTGCAGGAAGGAACACTGGGCTTAGAAAGCTTCCTGTCTGGACACTGGACTTCCTGAGCACCACACTCTTTACACTTCAACTATCAGCGCCAACAAAACCACATTCAGCAACCTGTACTTTACCTGAAGAGTCCAGACCATTGGAGAACCCTGATCTCGGTGCAGGAACGGCGATAGTGGAGAGCTTTAAATTCCTCAGTGCCAACATCAGGGCTGACCTCAGCAGGCATGTAGCATCAGGTCCAGCAGGGGGGAACAGGAAATAGCTGCGTGAGGTGGTGAGAGCGGCTGAGCACATAAACACAAGACATTCACACCgaaaaaaaagcatgagtgaaaaaataacaacattCAGTTTGTTATCTTTAGGTATAAACTCGACATtagtttctctctttttccaggAGATATCTCTGTGAAAAAAAGGCTGCTGTGGATCCCTCGCAAAAGATCTGAAGCAGCCCAGTTTCTCAAGTGTAACCAGATGTCTCAAACCTCAGCCAGCAGCGCTCGTCTTCCGACAAAATGACCCACTTCCCCCCCCTCACATGCTCTTTGGGCCCATTTCAATGCCTTTCAGTGGAGCCACATTCCAGTTTGAAGCATTCTAGTGTGCTGTGCAAGGTAGCCTAATTTCGTAGGTTAATAAGGGAGTTGGGGTGGTCCTATATTTAACACAGAGAGTGGAAACCACATTAAAAGGCCCTTTGGCTGTCCCTGAGCTGTTTCCCTGTAGACTGACTGGCCCTTTTAATATAAAACCGCTTCAATGTGGCCTCAATAGGAAAACAAGGTCTGCACTAAATGCAACCGAGCTGTAATATGAAATATCACTGTCAGACATGCATGGAGCTGTCAGAAAGTTAACATTCACCATGCACCGCAACAGATTTCCTTTCCCTGCAACTCTTATCTTGATCTCCGTTTCCAGCCCCTCCATTCCCCCAATAGAGGGCTCTGCTTCCAGCGCAGCCTAAATAACACACTCAGCTTCCAAAATATTGACTTAACTCTTTCAGTCTCGGAAAAATTGAAAGCACCTCATGCGtccaaatataaaaaaaatatataactaaTAAAGTGTCAGTACAATAATAAAAGCTGAAGCGTTTTGTTTAAAACTGGATAAGAATTGTGGTGTAAGATCCAAACTATGCATCATATTTCTATATGGATTGAGATtaataatatgaaaaatattacAGCTCATCTGTGTGTATTACTAAAGTGTAGCTtcctgtcttgtttttctccaggCTGGTGGGAAATGTGAAATACTAATTGGTTTGGTATCGGACCACAGTCGGTGTCCCCCAGTGGCAATAAGAAAGGCGACCGATAGCCGGTGTCGCTTTAGGCGAGTGACGAGTTAAATAGATCTGATAAACCTGCATGCAAATGAGAGTTTCCTCCAGAGgactgtgagtgtttgtgtttgtgtgtgtgtgtgtagccctGGCGGGTCTGGATGTGTCAGACTGGGTGTTGCCACAGAGTGCCCATGTTGATGGGAGACTTCTCAGATTAGTCCAGTCATCCAATCCTGATTTAATTTAATCTGGAGGAAGCAGATGTTCATGAGCGCCAAACAAAGTCATCCCTCACAATTAGCCCGAggtctctcccctcctcttttcctccctttGGTGTTTTCGTTCCTGCCACTTGTTGATCCGccatgactctctctctctctctctctctctgtgtagtgtgtgtgtttatcttgtGAAGTAGTGAGTATAAAGGTAAAAACACAGAGTAAACATCTGCGAGGTCAGCTCTGTTAGAGACATCAGAGAGACAGGCTGGAAGAGAGCTGCTAGAAAGCTTAATGGCTCTCAGCTGAGCAGATTCATCTTAGTTATCAGTCATCTTTCTGCTTCCATCTCAGCTCACATGTCcgcccacccacccacacccacatccacacaaacacactcaggaatacacacacagacacacacgtgtgGTTGAGAACTTtctatttttaacatttatccAGAGGAGCACTTGTTAGAAGAAGAAAGGACAAACACGACGTCCCCACCCCAGGAGACTGCCCTCATTTCTCCTGACCTTGTGAAGGGATCCTTTTCAGTCCCAAACCTTTTTCCAGACCGCATCATGTGGAGGTGGAACCACAGTGCAGATGGTCAAGTTGATATTTAGTAACAACTCTGAATAACAAGCAGTCTCTGTGTAAATAGGTCAAGATTATTTTGCCAATTTTCTACCATTACCATCtttcaaactgaacaaaatgtcaaagaagaaaaaaaaaatcaaagcaggAAAATCAGGAGTGACCTCAGATCGAGATTGCAAAGCAAAATACTTCAAAACACTTTAATAGAATCAAATAGAAGTTGAGAGAATGGAAACTTCACCACAATTTCAGACAGATGAACATAAGAAGCGAGGAGAGAGGAAACTAGAGAAGGACGATAAGTAGGGCTTGAAGCTTGGATTACATCCACAATTAGTGTAGAATGAAACTAAAGCactcaaaacaaatgtttaatcCAGTTAAGCTTTGTATCATATTTAATcaacaaacacactttttttctatttgGCAAAATTTTCAGAACTACATGAGAAGCACTCAGGTcacaacatgaacacaaaagcaaacaacagaaacttTTTTGAGTCACTGATGTTTGAAACGGTTGAATGATTGTGCCAAATTGTTGTCCTTTCGAACCAACTGTTGTTTAGTTATATGACGTGATTCAAGTTTAGTctgttaaaagtgtgtgtgtgttaatacaaATTAGTTGTTTTGACCAGAAAAAGTTGTACAAAATTAAAGGATTCTTGGCCTCTTGCCACTTTAAGCCCACTTCAGCACCCCGGACAGCAACTCTCCCAGAGGTGCCCATTTAAGACGCCTCTGGAATTGAACTCACCAGTCTTATAAGAAACATCTGGAGCAACTATGCtgagaaaaaatgtttaaatgattGTGCTTGAATAGATACTATATTTCTTGTAATGTACCAAAGCTTAATTCTAACCAATATGCACTTTTTGGTGATATCAATCAGACAGTCTGTCTGGTTAGTTTTAGGCatgacaatgaatgaaataaatgtgaaagtgGGTTTTGATAATCCATGAATGTAAAAACTGGCCACGTTTCAAGACAGGAAAGGCAGGGGGGGATTACTccctctgtggttcttcctgtgtgattaTCTGATGAAATCAGTCACAGAACCGACGCTGCTGCTGTACTGTAGCTGCCCTTTTGACATTGGCCATATTAGATCTTGAATATTGTATGAGGTTACAGTCCGTGTTGTACATAGTGAGTGATCTCACCGTTCATCTTTCTTTGTCACTTGTTTTCATGCAGGCACGCTGTATATGCATCGCTGTTCATGCAGCTGTTATTTACACATTTCCCCCTCCCTTTTCATATCGACCTGTGGGATTCCTCTCATTCTCTTTCCTGACCTTCACTTAAACATAATAGCCACTTAGGGACACAGACATCATTTATATCATGCCAGCTGTTAACTCTGTTTTGGTGCGTAATTGGAAAACTGTTGAATGTGACACAATATAGCATTTCAAAAATGCTTAACGTTGTTTTCATACATCTGAATTCGTGCCTTGTGCGAACAAAAGATGTCTCCAAAAATGTGACGCGTAATGGGTCTTTTCAGACAGACccagaggggggaaaaacacGCTGGGGTGTATTTATACGCACACGATTTAAAAACGTCCTATCTTTGAGCAATGACCTTGTTTTAAAAGGAGACTGTTTGGACTCGGCAAAGTGTGTATGTGCCTCAGCGCGTGTCTACAAGACGGGGAGAGGGGCAGAGGGAGGCGGGCACGCCCAACACGACGGTGTTGGATGACGCCCGTGCGTTGCTTTTTCTGTATAACGGTGCGCCCTGCGATTGGCGGAGGATGGTGAAAGGTACCCAGCGCCGGCGCGCCGTGGGCGGGTGGAGCGCCTGTTTATAAACCCAGATCTCTCCCTGTGGGCGGGAACAGCAACAGTAGGGAGTGAAAGTGGGAGAACGAAGGAGGAGAGTGAGGGAGACGTGGAGGAGACAgggctgtggcggcggcggctgtggTTGACCGGGGTACGCAGAGGGGGCGAGGCGGCCGCCCCTGTATGCGTCTTCAACCGCGCATGGACGACCACCTCAGCCTCCTGCAATCACCCCCGCCAAGCACAACCAAAACCCGGGGCGACAACCTGGTGAACCACGGATACACCGAGTCTGAGGCCGACGTGATGACGGTGGTGGCGTGTGACAACATGCTGGAGGAGTCGGCGGCTCTGCCGGGCCACCACTCTCTGGACCGGTACGAGCCGGACCACGAGTGCTGCGAGCGGGTGGTCATCAACATCTCAGGGTTACGCTTTGAGACGCAGCTCAAGACTCTCTCGCAGTTCCCGGAGACGCTGCTGGGGGACCCCAAGAAGAGGATGAGATACTTTGATCCTCTCAGGAACGAATACTTTTTCGATCGGAACCGACCCAGCTTTGATGCCATACTCTACTACTACCAGTCCGGCGGGCGCATCAGGCGGCCCGTCAATGTGCCCATTGACATCTTCTCTGAGGAGATACGCTTCTACGAGCTGGGAGAGGAGGCGATGGAGAAGTTCAGGGAGGATGAGGGCTTCATCAAGGAGGAGGAGCGACCGCTGCCAGAAAATGAATTTCAGAGACAGGTGTGGCTGCTTTTTGAATACCCGGAGAGCTCCGGTCCCGCGCGGGGGATAGCGATAGTGTCCGTGCTGGTCATCCTCATCTCCATTGTCATCTTCTGCTTAGAGACACTGCCGGAGTTCAAGGACGAGAACAGGGACCTGATCACCATTGCGCCCGTGATAAACGGCACACTCCCATATTTCATTAGCCCCTTCTCAGACCCGTTCTTTGTGGTGGAGACGCTGTGCATCATCTGGTTCTCCTTCGAGCTGCTGGTGCGCTTCTTTGCATGCCCGAGTAAAGCCACGTTCTCCAAAAACATCATGAACATCATTGACATTGTGGCCATCATCCCCTATTTCATCACTCTCGGCACGGAGCTGGCGGAGAGGCAGGGGAACGGACAGCAGGCCATGTCATTAGCCATTCTGCGCGTTATTAGACTTGTCCGGGTGTTTCGCATCTTCAAACTCTCGCGTCACTCCAAGGGGCTGCAAATTTTAGGGCAGACTCTGAAAGCCAGCATGCGCGAGCTGGGCTTGCTCATCTTCTTCCTGTTCATCGGCGTGATCCTCTTCTCCAGCGCCGTTTACTTCGCCGAGGCGGACGACCCAGATTCGGGTTTCAACAGCATTCCGGACGCGTTCTGGTGGGCTGTTGTCACGATGACCACCGTGGGCTACGGCGACATGCACCCCGTGACCATCGGGGGCAAAATCGTGGGGTCCCTGTGCGCGATCGCCGGGGTGCTGACAATTGCCCTGCCTGTGCCTGTCATCGTCTCCAATTTCAACTACTTCTATCACAGAGAGACGGATGGCGAGGAGCAGGCACAGTACCTGCACGTGGGCAGCTGTCAGCCTCTGGCGGACacggaggagctgaggaaggctcgctcctcctcctcgctcagcAAGAGCGAGTATATGGTCATAGAGGAGCACGGGATCAACAGCGCGTTCAAGCAGCAGCCCAActtccccaccaccacccccagcAACTCCCAGAACTGCGTGAATATAAACAAAAAGATCTTCACCGACGTGTAGCCAGCTTTTAGAGTCACGAGCCCTGAGCGCAGGAAGTGGTGATGTGTCAACACGCAGCCGGACCTGTCGTTGCGCACCAGACGCGTGGAAGCAGCGGCAGCTCACATGAGGACAAAAacagtagaggaggagagagagagagagggagcagccCTGTCTGTACAGAGACGCTACTTTGTGCTCCATTCAAAGAATCAGgatttttcatttcaatgatATCAGTTCATGAAAATCTTTATGGTTGAGCAGAAACAGCTCCTTAAAGTATAAGGCCTATATTATTTTCCCGAGCAAAGGGATTGACCTGTTGTGCGTCGTGCAATAGTCAGTATGCTTATCACAACAGGTAGACATAGAAGCTTTACGACTGTGACAGATGAGTGTATACTACTCGAAAGTCGCTCACTTTGTATTAACATGCGTTATGAGTCGTGATCCGTCAGTCATAGCCTATGTATAATAATCAGAatcatttaaatgtgtgtgtgttcgaacACATGTAatgtctgaaaacacatttcagcctATATTATCTCAATTAGACCGTTTCGTGCTATGCCTTTATCGTGCGTTAAAGTCTAGTCCAAATGCTGTTGTCTTTATGAGAAGAATCCCGACAGTTTCCTCGATATGGACTGTTCTGGTAGGCTCTTTAGTGCGTAAAAGgcgccatgtaaacacacacggcAGTCCACTGCCAGCGTCTTGTCATCGTTGCAGGACGCACGTGAGAGAGGCACAGGTTGATCTCACGCGGGGAGACAGGTTGACCTGGACCCCCTCcgtttttgttaaaaaaaatgaaaagaaaaaagatgactGTCCCTATGAGCATTTTTGAGGAAACTATAGCTATAATTTAAATTACATATCAATAAAGACTTAGAACATTTGTGCCAATAACATGTATTTGTAATAAGCTGTATGGATCACATGTCCGGCTGCTTTAGGACGCCTGCAAACAtcgtttcagatgttttctgttcATCGTCCTCTTAAATATGACCTGGGATTTCCGTCTTTGGCGAGAGGAAACGCACATGGAGGGCTTCGCGCATATAAACAGCGATCAGAGATGGAGCGTGCTTCTATTTGGACGTCTCAAATATAGCCCCGCTGTGATGTAGTCTCCATGGCGACGGTCGTTTCCTCGGTAACCCCAGTCACCGTTGCCATAGCACCCTTGTTTCCacagtaacccccccccccccccagatggATTGGAAGCAATATTGAAGATTTTCATCTCAAACAGGTTGTCTCCGGTCTCGAATGCGACTGTCTTGTCATTACGCGCTGCGTGCGTAAAACACGAACCCAAACACGTCCGGCGCCCCTGCAGGGAGTCAACGAGCTCACAGAGGCGGAAATCACGGAGGAGGGGAGGGCAGGGCTGTCTGGACCTCCCCTCCTGTGAAAGAACAGCTTATTGTCCCACACATATCAATTTGAGGAAACTTTATTGTTTCGCTGTGTAATAATAGAATCTGAATGCACTTATGCCAAACGTGAACAAAAATACCCTTTTGTAGGACTATTAAACTATACGAAAGCCTCCGGCAGTCTTCGTAGTAAACTGAAACCAAAAGAGGAATAATGCACAAAATGCTGTTCATTATTCACCCAACCATGAATTGGAATTTGCACCTTCCTGGGAGCATCGCCCACAAAGGGAAATTGGAAATCGGAGGTCTGTTTATTCTTTGTCCCAATGAACTGCCCCACAAATGAAAAAGATGGGAGGCGCAACAGTGAGCGGCGGCGCAAAGCCAGGAGAGGAcaaaggaggagcagcagcacgtGAGGAATTATGAATGGACTGGGAGCACATTATTGTCTGGCTGTCCCGGGTGCGCTACCGCGAGTGCCCAGCAGAGGCTGCTGTTCTCCCACTAACAGCGTTGGTAAGTGGCGAGCACTGACACGCTCCTGTCTCCTTCTGATATATTCCATGACCTCTAGCCATAAACCCAGTGTTTTCTCCATCTGTAGGTCTACGCGCACACACAATACCCAGAACTGTCAGAGTGTGTCCCCTAAAATTCCTGAAGCGATCATCTCTGATATTGCATGACACCAGATTAAAAGGCCAAGTCTGACGTTTTCTTTAACTTATTTATAATTGGCACCACATCAGGGGAGTTGTCGTAGTCTGTTTTACTCAAAATGGTTTAATCGGAGTTGTAGGTGAACGCGAGTCCACTTCTCTCACTCTGTGGAATGTAATTATTCACACGATGATGCTCCTGCTTTGTGCCCAGGTTGAGTTCACCTTCAGCTGACTTTGTGAAAGCATTAAAGAGCACCAGCAGCATGCCCACAGAGCCTGCCTGAGTGCTGCCCCCTGGCGGCCACCGCGCCCTGATGATTGGAACAGGTGGCTAATACCTGCTGAACTGCTGGGCCTCCAGATTTATGGCCAGATTTATGTCCCGTGTCCTCCCATGCTGTAGTCACCGTAACCCAAGCAGAGAGCAGAGTGTgaagggaataaaaaaaaattttaacgGCCACTCAATCTATTTGTGAGGCTGCGGTTGCACTAAAATTTGTGTTTGTGAGCACACGAGAGCAGTAAAGCAGGATAAATATGTACAGCTCTCCCATCAGGGCTGTATGATAATTAGGGCAGTCTCATTCAGTGACAGACCCCAGGGGCAAAGTGGGAGGCCCTGCAGAATGACCTCTTCATCGATTATCCAATTCCTGTCCAATTCAACCCCTGACATTGGCCTTATATATTCTTCTGCGAAAAACCCCGTAACAGTTATCAGGTAAATGGGAAACTTATTCCTCGGATCTCATAAAATCTGGTATGAGGGAAAGCACTGATACATTGATTACTTAGAGATATATACTCCGGAGGAGACAGGAGCTACTTGTTTATCTTCTAACTAGATTGGCCTGTCTGGAAGCTATTCTCCTGGGCTCGGCCGCGATGGATTGttcgagacaaaaacacaaacagcacacacgGCTGGGAGCTCATATTTTCAATTAGTAGCCGAAGAGACTCCCCACAGGTCagctctttccttttttctgtacctaagtttgaatgttttagtTCACAGATGGCcgaactctgacctctgtgtgGGTCACAAAAGTTAATGATCATCACTGAAAGGCTAATTCTGACCAAGAACATCTACTGCATGGATTTCTGAGGATTTTGGAAGCTAATCACATGAGAAGAACTAACtgtatttctttgattttgaatCAGTATTCGAGCATTTGATATCTCTACCTTAAAATAAACTTAGAGGAATCTGAATCGATCCCTGACTTGGTTATGGCAGTTCTCATTTACAGTGCAAAACTATTCATACCTCTTGatcttttaaatattttgtcaCATTACAGCCACAAGTGTACAGGTATTTtactggatttttttctgttttggacCAGCACAACATGGTGCATACAGAGAAGTGTGGAGCACTAAAGCATTCCTCCCCCCGGAGTCGATACTTTGTCGAGTCACCTTTAGCTGCATTCACAGCTGCAAGTCTCGTGGAGTATATGTCTCCACCAACTTTGCGCTTCTAGAGACATTTTTGCTCATTCTGCTTTACAAAATAGCACAATGGAGAgaatctgtgaaaaaaaattttCAAGTCATGCCAGAGATTTTGGCTTGGATTAAGGTTTGGACTTTGAATTTCCATTCTGACAAATGAATATACTTTAACATGTCTGAACTGTTCAGTTGTAGCTCTggttgtgtgtttcaggtcgtTGTCCTGCTGGAAGAGAACCTCTGGCCCGGTCTCAAGTCTTTTGCAGACTCTAAAAAATTTCCTGTATTTGCCGTTTGATCTCCTCTGATGAATGAATGTGTAATTCTTTTTCCATTCTGTTAAATTAATCCTGCTTTAAACTCCTCAACAACTTTCTCCCTGACCTGTCTGAAGTGTTTCTTGTTCACAAACGTTCTCTATTGATCGTCTGAGGCCTTCACAGAGCAGTTGGATTCATACTGAGATTAGATTCCACACAGGTGGCTCTATCTGATGACTTGTGAAGTCTCTTGGTTGCACTGAATTTGTTTTCGGGGATGGATACTTTTGCACGTCACATATGTTCGTAAAAAAGAATTTGAATCCATGTATCATTGTTCTTCCACTACACAGCATGTCGTGTTGGTCAATCAAattaaatcatcaaataaaatacatttaaattcgTGGCTGTAATGTGACAAGGTGAGGAAAACTTCAAAAGgtttcaaaatgtgtgaaagtCATTGTGAATGATGCTTAAACAGGAGAAGCTAAAGTGATCAGCATCTCCACTCAGCAGCATCTCAATGCTGCTCAAGATTCACAGTTCTGGCTCGTGTTTCACTCACTCTGAAACCGATTTAGGTCTTCATATGAGTGATAATAAGACGAAAGGCAGAAGACCACTAAACTGCAACATTTATCAAAGAAGTCaggcttcttttttaaaattatctCTCCATTTCTCCCATCtaaactctctctttctctctctctctctctctctctcttgctgtctctctctctcaggtcaaAGATGTTCATTTTCTGCTCAGACCTCCTGGAACCCCAATTAGACTGCCTCCCTCTGAGGTACATTTTCAGTATTTGATGAGGAGAGTTAAACGTGACATTCACCGGTAATGACTGGGAAAAGTTTTCTCATGTTTAAGCCGTTTAGACGAGCCATTAACCTGGACTGACCccccctctttcttcttttttccttcaggGCTGCAGTGACTCTGGTCTTCCTGTTGAGCCAGATGGGCCAATGTTAGGAGCTGAGCCCCCACCCCCCTAAACTGATAGTTCTTCCTCCCCTGCTGTGAACTGGCGCCCTCAAGCCTGGATTAACAAGTGGTGCCCAGCAATtc
The DNA window shown above is from Salarias fasciatus chromosome 20, fSalaFa1.1, whole genome shotgun sequence and carries:
- the LOC115408606 gene encoding potassium voltage-gated channel subfamily A member 3; amino-acid sequence: MRLQPRMDDHLSLLQSPPPSTTKTRGDNLVNHGYTESEADVMTVVACDNMLEESAALPGHHSLDRYEPDHECCERVVINISGLRFETQLKTLSQFPETLLGDPKKRMRYFDPLRNEYFFDRNRPSFDAILYYYQSGGRIRRPVNVPIDIFSEEIRFYELGEEAMEKFREDEGFIKEEERPLPENEFQRQVWLLFEYPESSGPARGIAIVSVLVILISIVIFCLETLPEFKDENRDLITIAPVINGTLPYFISPFSDPFFVVETLCIIWFSFELLVRFFACPSKATFSKNIMNIIDIVAIIPYFITLGTELAERQGNGQQAMSLAILRVIRLVRVFRIFKLSRHSKGLQILGQTLKASMRELGLLIFFLFIGVILFSSAVYFAEADDPDSGFNSIPDAFWWAVVTMTTVGYGDMHPVTIGGKIVGSLCAIAGVLTIALPVPVIVSNFNYFYHRETDGEEQAQYLHVGSCQPLADTEELRKARSSSSLSKSEYMVIEEHGINSAFKQQPNFPTTTPSNSQNCVNINKKIFTDV